One part of the Rothia sp. ZJ932 genome encodes these proteins:
- a CDS encoding transposase family protein, translating into MPNQRTTGLTSQQFATLLTNLSHHLTWGKPGGRPPALTLAQGLKATLLYHRHNLTEELLADLFGTSEPTISRGINTIEHALEKILSPLNRPLRESLKVPGSLVVDGTLIPIWNWRSLGTTNFSRQAQKGWF; encoded by the coding sequence TTGCCCAACCAGCGTACAACAGGACTAACCAGCCAGCAATTCGCCACACTACTAACAAACCTCAGCCACCATCTCACCTGGGGCAAACCAGGCGGTAGACCGCCAGCGCTCACCCTAGCCCAAGGACTCAAAGCCACCTTACTCTATCACCGCCACAACCTCACCGAAGAGCTCTTAGCAGACCTCTTCGGCACCTCTGAGCCAACGATATCGCGGGGCATCAACACCATCGAACACGCCTTAGAGAAAATCCTCTCTCCACTGAATCGACCTTTGAGAGAAAGTCTAAAAGTCCCTGGCTCATTGGTGGTTGATGGGACACTCATACCCATCTGGAACTGGCGTTCATTAGGTACAACAAATTTCTCAAGGCAAGCACAAAAAGGCTGGTTTTAA
- a CDS encoding transposase family protein encodes MSQGKHKKAGFNHQVICTLDGKLLAMTDPLPGARHDAYCFKEHGLNRFLDSSTLADKGYIGLGLVTPNKRPAGEKLGRNHKAVNRQINRLCSVVEQVIANVKAWRVLHTGFRRPLGSYRWVFSSGAGVGVFCGWGDF; translated from the coding sequence ATTTCTCAAGGCAAGCACAAAAAGGCTGGTTTTAATCATCAGGTTATCTGCACGCTTGACGGTAAACTCTTAGCGATGACAGACCCGTTACCTGGGGCTAGGCATGATGCATATTGCTTCAAGGAGCACGGGTTGAATCGGTTCCTAGATTCTTCGACTTTGGCTGATAAGGGCTATATCGGGCTAGGGCTGGTGACACCGAACAAGAGGCCTGCTGGTGAGAAACTAGGCAGGAATCATAAGGCAGTGAATCGTCAGATCAATAGGTTGTGTTCGGTCGTTGAGCAAGTCATTGCAAATGTTAAGGCCTGGCGTGTTTTGCACACTGGGTTCAGGCGGCCGTTGGGGTCTTACCGGTGGGTGTTTTCTTCTGGTGCGGGGGTTGGTGTTTTTTGCGGCTGGGGAGACTTTTGA
- a CDS encoding acyltransferase translates to MSLKSELLQRGNSLNIIRLLMAILVIVDHARLQITANFSERYAFPYSSFAVGVFFIISGFLIFHSTQKGNPFSYMWRRGLRIFPGYWGSLLVVAFIFAPINIIVAGETWSPESSLNHVLGNFSLISPWWRWDVQGSPYNVPLPGLWNSPLWTLRYEILSYGLLVFFASSSRLRAYQKAIVPIIFCLLMGFGAYSNVDPNFIPFLKNFFDLGSYFLAGSLIYVYSDKLKIMKEYAILSLVLGLSLQLVSEEQDFYIYLSKLFIAYSVLQLGAIVKTDFASKIDISYGVYIYAWPVQQMLIFFGSANWGVVINIFLTLILTIPIAWISWRYIEKPCLRSKDIFRK, encoded by the coding sequence TTGAGTCTTAAATCTGAACTTTTGCAAAGAGGAAACTCTCTAAATATAATTCGTTTATTGATGGCTATTTTAGTAATAGTCGACCATGCGCGTCTGCAAATAACAGCGAATTTTTCAGAGCGATATGCGTTCCCTTATAGTTCATTTGCGGTAGGCGTATTTTTTATTATATCTGGGTTTTTGATATTCCACAGTACCCAGAAAGGGAATCCTTTTTCCTATATGTGGAGAAGGGGCCTTAGGATATTCCCTGGTTATTGGGGATCACTTCTTGTTGTGGCTTTCATCTTTGCTCCCATAAATATAATTGTTGCCGGGGAAACTTGGAGTCCCGAAAGCTCGTTAAACCATGTATTGGGAAACTTTTCGTTGATAAGTCCTTGGTGGAGATGGGACGTTCAAGGGTCACCGTACAATGTTCCTTTACCGGGTTTATGGAATAGTCCGCTTTGGACACTTAGATATGAAATACTTTCTTACGGGTTACTAGTATTTTTTGCCTCGTCATCCCGATTACGTGCGTATCAAAAGGCTATAGTTCCTATTATTTTTTGCCTCCTCATGGGATTTGGTGCTTACTCAAATGTAGATCCTAATTTTATTCCTTTTCTTAAAAACTTTTTCGATTTAGGTTCTTATTTTCTGGCGGGATCTTTAATATATGTCTATTCTGATAAATTGAAAATAATGAAAGAATATGCAATTTTATCGCTTGTCCTAGGGTTATCACTACAGCTTGTGAGTGAAGAGCAGGACTTCTATATCTATCTATCAAAGTTATTTATAGCATATTCTGTTCTTCAGCTTGGTGCTATTGTGAAGACTGATTTTGCTTCTAAGATAGATATTTCATATGGTGTCTATATCTATGCATGGCCGGTTCAGCAGATGTTAATCTTTTTTGGTAGTGCGAACTGGGGTGTGGTGATTAATATATTTTTGACTCTAATTTTAACAATTCCAATTGCTTGGATTTCTTGGAGGTATATAGAAAAACCATGTTTGAGGTCTAAAGATATTTTTAGAAAATAA
- a CDS encoding O-antigen ligase, which translates to MNALAYKESKSTFISFFDALKNGASETANEIKIIEFICGFCLIFFSVFIAGESVTSLSVISLIAIRMFANSKRFILQSQIIKIVFFVSFFYLYFVSTEWGLSEPSDAIRRIVRMSLVVILMLMIANGKINIKSYLVGLSFGLVFNAIAWKLGIAPQFYEGYLTGWISDKNVSGLYYGFVPLVLLFFVRSSRYQMAVFIISVPLLWATGSRTSIAAFLIGILWLFFANKLNIFPKIFLGVFIVWFFEWLQRNYADSFFFGDRSGTDALRDRIDTAAWEKVQQAPWHGLGLGQATVDLGENRQFFFHNSYWTLMVEGGILWVLAVCFLSLWIIFLSKQKVRTINNRRFMGAESVGIYLAICSWRLGEVILTYPWAIAMGLALSMLAVSLKPEENNSILVD; encoded by the coding sequence ATGAATGCTTTAGCCTATAAAGAATCTAAGAGCACTTTTATTTCGTTCTTTGATGCTTTAAAAAATGGAGCATCCGAAACGGCGAATGAGATAAAAATAATTGAGTTTATTTGTGGATTCTGTCTAATATTTTTTTCAGTTTTTATTGCTGGAGAAAGCGTAACCTCACTGTCTGTTATTTCGCTTATAGCTATTAGGATGTTCGCTAATTCAAAACGGTTCATTTTGCAAAGTCAAATTATAAAAATTGTATTCTTTGTCTCATTTTTTTACCTCTACTTTGTGTCAACTGAATGGGGGCTTTCAGAGCCATCAGATGCTATACGTCGAATAGTTCGAATGTCTTTAGTAGTGATTTTGATGTTAATGATAGCTAACGGGAAAATTAATATAAAATCTTATCTTGTGGGACTAAGTTTCGGTCTGGTATTTAACGCTATAGCATGGAAGCTAGGTATAGCGCCACAATTTTATGAAGGTTATTTGACTGGTTGGATTAGTGATAAGAATGTATCTGGTTTGTACTATGGTTTTGTGCCACTAGTTCTATTGTTTTTTGTGCGTTCATCCCGTTACCAAATGGCGGTCTTTATTATTTCGGTGCCGCTACTTTGGGCGACAGGCTCAAGAACTAGTATCGCAGCATTCTTAATCGGTATACTATGGCTTTTTTTTGCAAATAAACTTAATATTTTCCCTAAAATATTTCTTGGTGTATTTATCGTATGGTTTTTTGAATGGCTCCAAAGAAATTATGCAGATAGCTTTTTTTTTGGTGATAGAAGTGGCACTGATGCGCTCCGTGATCGTATTGATACAGCAGCTTGGGAGAAAGTGCAACAGGCTCCTTGGCATGGTCTAGGGCTCGGGCAGGCGACCGTAGATTTAGGGGAAAACAGGCAATTTTTCTTCCATAACTCTTACTGGACTCTTATGGTTGAGGGAGGTATCTTATGGGTTCTTGCCGTATGCTTTCTAAGTTTATGGATTATATTTTTATCTAAGCAAAAGGTTCGAACTATAAACAATAGAAGGTTCATGGGTGCTGAGTCGGTCGGTATCTACCTAGCGATATGCAGTTGGAGGTTGGGGGAGGTTATTTTGACCTATCCTTGGGCAATCGCTATGGGGTTAGCTCTTTCTATGCTTGCAGTTTCTCTAAAACCTGAAGAGAATAATAGCATTTTAGTTGACTGA
- a CDS encoding glycosyltransferase: MALNSSTPVALWVVPVPEFGGVARHVVDVAAAGLPGYELVVLAPSGHLTDELKKMGVRILTEVPFGVDAGFKKSFDALNIAIESEKPAVVHAHLAYADIVAAAVITSRKIKRVKNKALCVPALASTEHGIADSGAVYNTNKLRALAMKTLHNLRLRVTDHKISVSASTSEQMAKQWGAREVEVVRNGIDVQGIQTAVAKMRTASDTNAPRLLSLSRLAPEKGLDYLIDAFALLAQKYPQAHLEVAGAGELEAELKMQVNNLSIAEAVSFPGFVNPLEAMGRADIIVQLSMWENLSYTLLDAKAAGLKVLATDVGGNREIVGEEELAAPLESHKDRQEQIRTLARALEKLWSSPQILDGAPTYSREQMNQAIVQVYGKREKI; this comes from the coding sequence ATGGCTCTAAATTCTTCTACACCGGTGGCCCTATGGGTTGTCCCGGTGCCAGAATTTGGTGGGGTCGCCCGGCATGTTGTTGACGTAGCAGCAGCCGGGCTTCCCGGTTATGAACTTGTGGTGTTGGCTCCAAGCGGACATCTCACCGACGAGCTCAAAAAAATGGGTGTAAGAATTCTTACTGAGGTTCCTTTCGGTGTTGATGCTGGTTTCAAAAAATCCTTTGACGCTCTTAATATAGCTATCGAATCTGAGAAGCCAGCGGTAGTTCACGCCCATTTAGCCTATGCAGATATCGTAGCCGCAGCAGTTATTACTAGTCGCAAAATTAAAAGAGTCAAGAATAAGGCACTATGTGTGCCTGCCCTTGCAAGCACAGAACACGGCATCGCTGATAGTGGGGCTGTCTATAATACCAATAAGTTGCGTGCGCTTGCCATGAAAACCTTGCACAATTTGCGTTTGAGGGTAACAGATCACAAGATTTCTGTCTCAGCTTCTACCTCTGAGCAAATGGCGAAACAGTGGGGTGCTCGTGAAGTAGAGGTAGTACGCAACGGAATCGATGTGCAGGGCATCCAAACGGCGGTAGCAAAAATGCGTACAGCCTCCGATACGAATGCTCCACGTCTGCTTTCGCTGTCTCGTCTGGCACCAGAAAAGGGACTAGATTACTTGATAGATGCTTTCGCCCTGTTAGCGCAGAAATATCCCCAAGCTCATTTAGAGGTGGCGGGCGCCGGTGAACTGGAAGCTGAACTTAAAATGCAGGTAAATAACCTTAGCATTGCTGAGGCGGTAAGTTTCCCCGGCTTCGTCAACCCTTTAGAAGCTATGGGACGAGCTGATATTATCGTTCAACTCTCAATGTGGGAAAACCTCTCGTACACGTTGCTCGATGCCAAGGCCGCGGGTTTGAAAGTGTTAGCTACGGACGTGGGCGGAAACCGCGAAATCGTAGGCGAGGAAGAGCTGGCTGCCCCCTTAGAATCGCATAAAGACCGTCAAGAACAGATTAGAACTCTAGCAAGAGCGCTGGAAAAGCTGTGGTCATCACCGCAGATCTTGGATGGAGCCCCTACTTACTCAAGAGAACAGATGAATCAGGCAATCGTTCAGGTTTATGGAAAGCGTGAGAAAATATGA
- a CDS encoding N-acetylneuraminate synthase family protein, with amino-acid sequence MIIERNTTPYIVFSEDPVLTALQKISANGQRIIFLVNESGVLQGALSDGDFRRWLVANPTASLETKALEVANKNMRSAAFGSEPAELQKEFATGVSLLPLVDERGHLIAIAMDEQNVLRIGRHTITENSPSFIIAEIGNNHQGDVDLAKRLVDLAVETGADAVKFQLRDMDALYRQAGSKSAGEDLGVQYTLDLLRRFSFDVDQMYEVFDHVKQHDMDIMCTPWDGPSVQALVDYGVQGLKVASADLTNHELLRDMASRGLPMLISTGMSREEEIRESVNLIRLAGASYALLQCQSTYPAPFKDVNLAYMDRLAEIGQSLVGYSGHERGYHVPIAAVARGAKIIEKHFTIDKTFEGNDHTVSLLPDEFKAMVTQIREVEESIGTAAPREVSTGELMNRVNLAKSLVATRTIAKGEVVQAEDVEVKSPGRGLQPNYLPQLVGRTMARDVEAGSFFFEGDLKDDLVTRRDFKFDRPWGLPVRYHDFKPLISEAKPDFLEFHFSYKDLEIDIDDVFDRKLDMSFTTHLPDLFAGDFLVDLASRDQEIWERSIAEVQRTIDITRDLTRYFTVDDDPIMVTTMGGFTKDAHIPAAARAEKYERIGEALRRLDTSGVRLAAQTLPPYPWLMGGQQYHNLFLDPKDTAEFADTFDTALCLDISHTMLAANFLKMPLSEAVELLAPRTIHLHLVDGTGVDGEGVQVGEGDVDWASLGKQLRELSPTSSFIPEIWQGHVNNGEGFFTALDRLEKWL; translated from the coding sequence GTGATTATTGAGCGTAACACCACCCCCTATATTGTCTTTTCCGAAGACCCTGTTCTTACTGCTCTACAGAAGATTTCTGCCAACGGTCAGCGCATTATTTTTCTGGTGAATGAGTCTGGTGTTTTGCAGGGGGCGCTGTCTGACGGTGACTTCCGCCGTTGGCTGGTTGCTAATCCGACTGCTTCTCTTGAAACTAAAGCACTTGAGGTAGCCAATAAGAATATGCGTTCAGCAGCTTTCGGTAGCGAACCCGCTGAGCTACAAAAAGAGTTTGCCACGGGTGTTTCTTTGCTACCGCTCGTTGATGAGCGCGGTCATCTGATTGCTATTGCTATGGATGAGCAGAACGTATTGCGTATCGGTCGCCACACTATCACCGAAAATTCTCCTTCATTCATCATTGCTGAGATTGGTAACAACCACCAGGGTGACGTTGACTTGGCAAAGCGCTTGGTCGACTTGGCTGTTGAAACCGGCGCCGATGCGGTGAAGTTCCAGTTGCGAGACATGGACGCGCTCTATCGTCAGGCTGGTTCAAAGTCAGCGGGTGAAGACTTGGGCGTGCAGTATACTCTTGACCTACTGCGTCGTTTCTCTTTCGACGTAGATCAGATGTATGAGGTCTTTGACCATGTGAAGCAGCATGATATGGATATCATGTGTACTCCTTGGGACGGCCCTTCCGTGCAGGCTCTGGTCGATTACGGCGTTCAGGGTTTGAAGGTGGCTTCTGCTGACCTCACTAACCATGAGCTTCTGCGTGACATGGCGTCGCGTGGTCTTCCGATGCTGATATCAACCGGCATGAGCCGTGAAGAGGAAATCCGTGAGTCTGTTAATCTGATTCGTTTAGCGGGTGCCTCCTACGCTCTGCTTCAGTGCCAGTCAACCTACCCTGCGCCCTTTAAAGATGTGAACTTGGCGTATATGGATCGTTTGGCTGAGATTGGTCAGTCGCTGGTAGGCTACTCAGGCCACGAGCGCGGCTACCATGTTCCGATTGCTGCTGTTGCTCGCGGTGCGAAAATTATTGAAAAGCACTTCACCATTGATAAAACCTTTGAGGGCAATGACCACACTGTTTCTCTGTTACCCGATGAATTCAAGGCTATGGTGACTCAGATTCGCGAGGTCGAAGAATCTATCGGTACCGCAGCACCTCGTGAAGTTTCAACCGGCGAGTTGATGAACCGCGTGAACCTCGCTAAGTCCCTGGTTGCTACTCGCACTATTGCTAAGGGTGAGGTTGTGCAGGCAGAAGACGTTGAGGTGAAGTCACCCGGACGCGGTCTGCAGCCCAACTACCTACCGCAGCTGGTGGGGCGCACTATGGCACGTGACGTTGAAGCTGGTTCGTTCTTCTTTGAGGGTGACCTTAAAGATGACTTGGTGACCCGTCGCGACTTTAAATTTGATCGCCCCTGGGGTCTGCCCGTACGCTACCATGACTTTAAGCCTCTCATTTCTGAAGCTAAGCCTGATTTCTTGGAGTTTCATTTCAGCTACAAAGACCTTGAAATCGATATCGATGACGTCTTTGATCGCAAGCTCGATATGTCATTCACAACCCACCTGCCTGACCTCTTCGCGGGGGACTTCCTTGTAGATTTGGCGTCACGTGATCAGGAAATCTGGGAGCGCTCCATCGCTGAGGTTCAGCGAACTATTGACATCACTCGTGACCTGACCCGTTACTTCACTGTTGATGATGATCCCATTATGGTCACCACCATGGGCGGTTTTACTAAGGACGCCCACATACCAGCTGCAGCGCGTGCTGAGAAGTACGAGCGTATCGGTGAAGCTCTCAGGCGTCTTGATACTTCTGGCGTGCGTTTGGCGGCGCAGACTTTGCCCCCTTACCCCTGGTTGATGGGCGGTCAGCAGTACCATAACCTTTTCTTGGACCCCAAGGACACCGCAGAGTTTGCAGATACCTTTGACACTGCTCTCTGCTTGGATATCTCACACACCATGCTCGCAGCTAACTTCTTGAAGATGCCTTTGAGTGAGGCTGTTGAGCTCTTGGCGCCGCGCACCATTCACCTGCACCTGGTGGATGGCACCGGTGTTGACGGTGAGGGCGTTCAGGTGGGCGAAGGCGATGTTGACTGGGCATCATTGGGTAAGCAGCTGCGCGAGCTGAGCCCCACCTCGTCTTTCATTCCTGAGATTTGGCAGGGTCACGTCAATAACGGTGAAGGTTTCTTCACCGCACTCGATAGGTTGGAAAAATGGCTCTAA
- a CDS encoding cytidylyltransferase domain-containing protein gives MRLLCVIPVRGGSKGIPRKNLKPIAGKPLVAWTIEQALEAKHALEGVHEVDVLVSTDDAELADIAKEYGAEVPFMRPEHLAEDVTATEPVIEHAIDFYTQKGKRPDAVMLLQATSPVRLPGTLERAIIQFAESESDSMVGVIPIGPFIWAATNPPTAQYEVMARPRRQELTRETFRYRENGSMYITTTEIYEQLHNRLGGKIELFVLDEIEGVDIDAPIDFSLAEHQLQQIHADNNN, from the coding sequence ATGCGCCTACTGTGTGTAATTCCCGTTCGTGGCGGGTCTAAGGGTATTCCTCGGAAGAACCTTAAACCGATTGCAGGTAAACCTCTTGTCGCGTGGACGATTGAGCAGGCTCTTGAAGCGAAACACGCTTTAGAGGGCGTACACGAAGTCGATGTTCTTGTGTCAACAGACGATGCTGAGCTTGCTGATATCGCTAAAGAATACGGTGCAGAGGTTCCTTTTATGCGACCGGAACATCTTGCTGAAGATGTAACAGCAACCGAACCGGTTATTGAACACGCTATTGATTTTTACACTCAAAAGGGTAAGCGTCCGGACGCGGTCATGTTGTTGCAAGCGACCAGCCCGGTAAGACTCCCCGGTACTTTAGAGCGGGCTATCATACAGTTTGCCGAGTCAGAATCAGATTCCATGGTGGGCGTTATACCCATTGGTCCTTTCATTTGGGCAGCAACCAACCCTCCGACCGCGCAGTACGAGGTAATGGCGCGTCCTCGCCGCCAGGAGCTAACCCGCGAAACTTTTAGATATCGTGAAAACGGCTCAATGTATATCACTACTACCGAGATTTACGAGCAGCTTCATAACCGTCTTGGTGGTAAAATTGAACTCTTTGTGCTTGATGAAATTGAGGGTGTTGATATTGACGCACCTATCGATTTTTCTCTAGCCGAACACCAGCTTCAGCAGATTCATGCTGATAACAATAACTAA
- a CDS encoding RNA-binding protein: protein MGLKFPEDLSAWREWQQQADGIRKVKTALLNVPIAVTGLLGHGESPEEPEPVVGFLYSHPNHSTRVLSVLDSASPTSISSLIKPLKHLDSDVAVWASERISDVLPGDGWQETIVTEGELGGLLPDLSCVLSLGHYMKFGAAAFRLARLTQSEFIVTQHGLITPYAPPLPKESTFLAFSEDDAKFYLSGRADVNYRVVGSQLFYDAAQAATGEKKADSSGQPIFLGQMHGAELPRASYAKAGYTFCKENNARYRPHPQEKDKLSVLTHRLWARIGIEIDESREPLKNLSNPVVSVFSTGVLEAAIRGVPAWVYHPNPPAWLEEFWDRYGMNRWGSEPTPAPGIPSQEPAQAIAQYIKERLS, encoded by the coding sequence GTGGGCCTAAAGTTTCCGGAAGATTTATCTGCGTGGCGTGAATGGCAGCAGCAGGCTGACGGTATTCGTAAAGTCAAGACTGCACTTTTGAATGTTCCTATAGCAGTTACCGGTTTGCTGGGGCATGGCGAATCACCGGAGGAGCCTGAACCTGTTGTCGGTTTTCTCTACTCTCACCCCAACCATAGCACTAGGGTGCTCTCAGTTCTGGATTCTGCTTCTCCAACGTCTATAAGTTCATTAATCAAACCGTTGAAACACTTAGACTCTGATGTCGCAGTGTGGGCATCTGAGCGAATTTCAGATGTGTTACCTGGCGATGGTTGGCAAGAAACCATCGTTACAGAGGGGGAGCTTGGGGGGCTGTTGCCAGATCTCTCGTGCGTGTTATCGCTGGGTCACTATATGAAGTTCGGTGCTGCTGCCTTTAGACTTGCGAGGTTGACCCAATCAGAGTTTATTGTTACTCAGCACGGTTTGATTACTCCGTATGCTCCGCCCTTGCCGAAAGAATCTACTTTCTTAGCATTCTCCGAAGATGACGCTAAATTTTACCTCTCGGGCCGTGCAGACGTTAACTACCGTGTAGTGGGTTCCCAACTCTTTTATGATGCAGCCCAGGCGGCAACGGGGGAGAAAAAAGCTGATAGCTCGGGGCAGCCGATTTTTCTGGGGCAGATGCACGGGGCTGAGCTGCCGCGTGCGTCCTACGCTAAAGCTGGTTATACCTTCTGCAAAGAAAATAACGCTCGTTACCGACCTCACCCTCAAGAAAAAGATAAATTGTCTGTACTTACCCATCGTTTGTGGGCGAGAATAGGTATTGAAATTGATGAAAGCCGGGAGCCTCTTAAGAATTTGAGTAATCCTGTGGTGTCAGTCTTTTCTACCGGTGTATTAGAGGCTGCAATTCGTGGTGTGCCCGCTTGGGTTTATCACCCCAACCCGCCTGCTTGGTTAGAAGAGTTCTGGGACCGATACGGTATGAATAGGTGGGGGAGTGAACCCACCCCAGCACCGGGTATTCCTTCGCAAGAACCCGCGCAAGCAATTGCGCAGTACATCAAGGAGAGACTGAGCTGA
- a CDS encoding glycosyltransferase, which produces MKKEKLLIISPSFHGYCYSIADGFNQVGYDTTVYRYDAFDRFQEKFRNKVFYELPGKLGFDGKKIAEKDATSKAIETFHSVNPDKLIVIKADTLGDSFWEAVNESKIPYMLWLYDDFSRHRYTHEFLSHVPTVLSYARTEAEVFSTRNINSHFVPNAYNPKLTDFPVERTNEIVFVGSRYENREELVLALAEAGIPVRAYGRQWSHHPFDRLRTWEIKRPNIPAERDIPLSEAYKVQAGAAGALNIHGLQAGLAMRTFEVPGMQGIQLIDRLDVAEFYEPGEEVLIYQSLDELIELSQRLVRDPQWSEKIREAGYKRSVAEHTFFHRAQGVDQLWA; this is translated from the coding sequence GTGAAAAAAGAAAAGCTGCTAATTATTAGTCCATCTTTCCACGGCTATTGCTACTCGATTGCGGACGGCTTCAATCAGGTTGGGTACGACACCACAGTGTACCGCTATGATGCATTCGATAGATTCCAAGAAAAGTTCCGCAATAAGGTTTTTTATGAACTCCCCGGTAAGCTGGGATTTGACGGCAAAAAAATAGCAGAGAAAGACGCAACGTCAAAGGCGATTGAAACTTTTCATAGTGTGAATCCTGATAAGCTTATAGTTATTAAGGCTGATACTTTAGGCGATTCATTCTGGGAAGCCGTAAACGAATCTAAAATTCCCTATATGCTATGGCTGTATGACGATTTTAGTAGGCATCGTTACACTCATGAATTTTTGAGTCATGTTCCAACTGTGCTTAGCTACGCAAGAACTGAGGCAGAGGTTTTTTCTACGAGAAATATTAATTCTCACTTTGTGCCAAATGCTTATAATCCGAAATTAACGGATTTTCCAGTTGAACGCACTAATGAGATTGTGTTCGTGGGATCACGCTATGAAAACCGAGAAGAATTAGTGCTGGCTCTGGCTGAGGCTGGGATCCCAGTTCGTGCCTATGGACGTCAATGGTCTCATCACCCATTTGACAGACTGCGAACTTGGGAGATTAAGCGTCCTAATATCCCTGCCGAGCGAGATATTCCTCTATCAGAAGCGTACAAAGTTCAAGCCGGTGCAGCCGGTGCCCTCAACATCCACGGTCTGCAGGCTGGTTTAGCCATGCGCACTTTTGAGGTTCCGGGTATGCAGGGCATTCAGCTCATTGACCGCCTTGATGTTGCCGAGTTTTATGAGCCTGGAGAAGAAGTTCTGATTTATCAAAGTCTTGATGAGTTGATTGAGTTAAGTCAGAGGCTTGTTCGAGACCCTCAGTGGAGCGAAAAAATTAGAGAAGCCGGTTATAAGCGTAGCGTGGCTGAGCATACTTTCTTCCACAGAGCACAGGGGGTTGATCAATTGTGGGCCTAA
- a CDS encoding glycosyltransferase family 2 protein, translating into MNNGPVASVVIPFYGDPSDTISLIKQLKDQTVYSDIEIIVADDCSPTRFPENSGVTVVYRDENGGFGANVNSGVDIAQGKWLFILNSDLSVQDNFIEEALKKAESLGDVLLAPEIIGHDGKSQYVGRRFPTTFHIAWEWLTPLARFKHTNFWHRMVGHDLRCVTGATVVTDWLMGACMIMQVDTYRKIGGMDERYFMNSEEVDLQLRLKRAGIQRVFSGDLVVKHAGGASSGNSIQRRQWVVNSRFKYAKKWDKLHNLEFSLKIVTYCNYIFNVMRSMRNNVVSPGAIKDQEIGIIMEGVRNA; encoded by the coding sequence GTGAATAATGGTCCTGTAGCTTCAGTGGTGATTCCTTTCTATGGGGATCCATCAGATACAATTTCTTTGATAAAGCAGTTAAAAGACCAGACTGTTTATAGTGATATTGAAATAATTGTGGCTGATGACTGTTCGCCTACTCGGTTTCCCGAGAACTCTGGTGTGACTGTAGTCTATCGTGATGAAAATGGTGGATTTGGTGCTAATGTCAACTCGGGGGTTGATATTGCTCAAGGTAAATGGTTGTTCATTCTTAACTCTGATTTATCCGTGCAGGATAATTTTATCGAGGAAGCTCTAAAAAAAGCTGAGAGCTTGGGGGATGTACTCCTTGCCCCTGAGATTATCGGTCATGATGGGAAAAGCCAGTATGTAGGTCGTAGGTTTCCTACCACCTTCCACATTGCTTGGGAATGGCTAACACCATTGGCACGGTTTAAACACACTAATTTTTGGCATAGAATGGTTGGTCATGATCTAAGGTGCGTTACCGGTGCAACTGTCGTTACTGACTGGTTGATGGGGGCTTGCATGATTATGCAGGTCGATACTTATCGAAAAATTGGGGGCATGGATGAGCGTTACTTTATGAATAGCGAGGAAGTCGATCTCCAATTACGATTAAAGCGAGCGGGCATTCAAAGGGTTTTTTCTGGTGATTTAGTAGTGAAGCATGCTGGTGGAGCTTCCAGCGGTAATAGTATACAGCGTCGACAATGGGTGGTAAACTCTAGATTCAAATACGCAAAAAAATGGGATAAGCTACATAACTTAGAGTTTTCTCTAAAGATTGTCACTTATTGTAATTATATTTTTAACGTCATGAGGAGCATGCGGAACAATGTAGTATCCCCTGGAGCGATTAAAGACCAGGAAATCGGAATAATTATGGAAGGAGTGCGTAACGCGTGA